A stretch of Desulfuromonas thiophila DNA encodes these proteins:
- a CDS encoding chloride channel protein, with translation MLNLFTRLLALLRRGPLVLTSRLRLSENTFMAILAVAIGLLSGLCNFAFRRTIEFFHWLVIEQGVSFFAIDFNQFSPQRFWVVLFPLSGALLLIPFGLFFARDLRFGFSAFLEQVNLRGAKIPGRTILTRGLASAITLGTGGSAGQEGPIAQIGGAVGSQFGQGFKVSGNRLKVLVACGVSGGVAATFNAPIAGVFFAQEIVLLSSFEIASFTSIVIASGMSTVVSRALLGNEVAFAVPPYQVGSHWELLLYLLLGLLVGVLAAAFIDSHFRVKGLFDRLRLPRLVKPLLGMLLVGLIGIGLPQVFGNGYEFINGFLQGDGTWRLLLALVLFKALATSITLGSGMPGGLFAPVLYIGAVIGGCFGHLAQQLLPQLGLLPGAYALIGMGAFLSAATHAPMTAIFLLFEMTASYQVIVPIMLTCVVGTTISRHFCKESLDTVELARAGINLEAGKERNIMKSLRVGDVMARQPVTLPESMTLRQFTDFISQTRHTNFPLVNQMGELTGIISVQDFLGVVFEKDLLDLVVVKELATIEVTTVFEDENLDQAMRRIGYRNIEQLPVVARDCRQQLVGIISRRDMVSAYNRALMARTLKEDSGG, from the coding sequence ATGCTGAATTTATTTACCCGCCTGCTGGCGCTATTGCGCCGTGGGCCGCTGGTTCTGACCAGCCGCTTGCGCCTGAGCGAGAATACCTTCATGGCCATCCTGGCGGTGGCCATCGGCCTGCTGTCGGGGTTGTGCAATTTCGCTTTTCGCCGGACCATCGAGTTTTTTCACTGGCTGGTCATCGAACAGGGCGTCAGCTTTTTCGCGATCGATTTCAATCAGTTCAGTCCCCAACGTTTCTGGGTGGTGCTGTTCCCTCTCAGCGGCGCGCTGCTGCTGATTCCCTTTGGACTGTTCTTTGCCCGCGATCTGCGCTTTGGTTTTTCCGCCTTTCTTGAGCAGGTCAATCTGCGCGGCGCCAAGATCCCCGGTCGCACCATTCTCACCCGTGGCCTGGCCAGCGCCATTACCCTGGGAACCGGCGGCAGTGCCGGCCAGGAAGGCCCCATCGCCCAGATTGGTGGTGCTGTTGGCAGCCAGTTCGGTCAGGGCTTCAAGGTCAGTGGCAACCGCCTGAAGGTGCTGGTGGCCTGTGGCGTGTCCGGCGGGGTGGCGGCCACCTTCAACGCGCCCATTGCCGGGGTGTTCTTTGCCCAGGAAATCGTGCTGCTGTCATCCTTCGAGATCGCCAGTTTTACCTCCATTGTGATTGCCAGCGGCATGAGTACCGTGGTGTCGCGTGCCCTGCTGGGCAATGAGGTCGCTTTCGCGGTGCCGCCCTATCAGGTCGGTTCGCACTGGGAACTGCTGCTTTATCTGCTGCTGGGTCTGCTGGTCGGGGTGCTGGCGGCGGCCTTTATCGACAGTCATTTCCGGGTCAAGGGTCTGTTTGACCGTTTGCGGCTGCCGCGCCTGGTCAAGCCGCTGCTGGGCATGCTGCTGGTCGGCCTCATCGGGATCGGTCTGCCGCAGGTGTTTGGCAACGGCTATGAGTTTATCAACGGTTTTCTGCAGGGGGACGGTACCTGGCGGCTGCTGTTGGCGCTGGTGCTGTTCAAGGCGCTGGCCACCTCCATTACCCTGGGATCGGGCATGCCCGGCGGTCTGTTCGCGCCGGTTCTGTACATCGGTGCCGTTATCGGCGGCTGCTTCGGCCACCTGGCGCAGCAGTTGCTGCCACAATTGGGTCTGTTGCCCGGCGCCTACGCCCTGATTGGCATGGGGGCCTTCCTGTCCGCCGCCACCCACGCGCCCATGACGGCAATCTTCCTGCTGTTCGAGATGACGGCGTCCTATCAGGTCATCGTGCCCATCATGCTGACCTGCGTGGTGGGGACCACCATCAGCCGGCATTTCTGCAAGGAAAGTCTCGATACCGTTGAACTGGCGCGCGCCGGCATCAATCTGGAGGCTGGCAAGGAACGCAATATCATGAAGTCGCTGCGGGTGGGCGATGTGATGGCCCGTCAGCCGGTGACCCTGCCCGAAAGCATGACCCTGCGCCAGTTTACCGATTTCATCAGCCAGACCCGCCACACCAATTTCCCGCTGGTCAATCAGATGGGCGAGTTGACCGGTATCATTTCGGTGCAGGATTTTCTCGGCGTGGTGTTCGAGAAGGATCTGCTCGATCTGGTGGTGGTCAAGGAACTGGCCACCATCGAGGTGACCACGGTGTTTGAGGATGAGAACCTCGACCAGGCCATGCGCCGCATCGGTTACCGCAACATCGAGCAGCTGCCGGTGGTGGCGCGCGATTGCCGCCAGCAGCTGGTCGGCATCATTTCGCGGCGCGACATGGTGTCGGCCTATAACCGCGCGCTGATGGCGCGCACCCTCAAGGAGGACAGCGGTGGCTGA